The Alnus glutinosa chromosome 7, dhAlnGlut1.1, whole genome shotgun sequence genome includes a region encoding these proteins:
- the LOC133874210 gene encoding late embryogenesis abundant protein At3g53040-like, protein MASSREFKEKRAEAAAKLAASDLEDVNREREHEEQAKMEREESQQQQQQEERPGVIGSVLKAVHETYEHAKEAVVGKSEETAESTRETSENAAEKARETKDSAAEKGKEYKDYTTEKARETTERAAEKARETKESAAEKAKEAKEKAAEYKDYAAEKAKETKDSALGKAGEYKDYAAEKAKEAKDKTVGKAGEHKDYTAEKAKEAKDKTVGKAGEYKDYTAEKANETKDYTAEKAKEGKDTTLGKLGELKESAADAARRAMGFLSGKKEEAKQKTEETKEATKEKLSEGEEEARRKMEELKVRGEEYKDDADRKDKVNEGHRGTAAKVVVDVEETRPGYIAAKLKEADQMSGQTFNDPGRMDDRLDRQGKM, encoded by the exons ATGGCGTCTTCCAGGGAATTCAAGGAAAAGAGAGCCGAGGCAGCCGCGAAGCTTGCGGCGTCGGATCTCGAAGACGTTAACAGAGAGAGGGAGCATGAAGAACAGGCTAAAATGGAGAGAGAGGAGTCgcaacagcagcagcagcaagaAGAGAGGCCGGGTGTTATTGGGTCTGTGTTGAAGGCAGTTCACGAAACGTACGAGCATGCGAAGGAAGCTGTTGTTGGGAAGAGTGAAGAAACTGCGGAGTCGACGAGGGAAACCTCAGAGAATGCTGCCGAGAAAGCTAGGGAGACTAAGGATTCTGCGGCAGAAAAGGGTAAGGAGTACAAGGATTATACAACTGAGAAGGCGAGGGAGACGACTGAGAGGGCGGCCGAAAAGGCGAGGGAGACAAAGGAGTCGGCAGCGGAGAAGGCAAAGGAGGCAAAGGAAAAGGCAGCAGAGTATAAGGACTATGCAGCGGAGAAGGCAAAGGAGACAAAGGACTCGGCACTGGGAAAGGCGGGGGAGTACAAGGACTACGCGGCGGAGAAGGCAAAGGAGGCGAAGGACAAGACGGTGGGGAAGGCAGGTGAGCACAAGGACTACACGGCGGAGAAGGCAAAGGAGGCGAAGGACAAGACGGTGGGGAAGGCAGGTGAGTACAAGGACTACACGGCGGAGAAGGCGAATGAGACAAAGGATTACACTGCCGAGAAAGCAAAAGAGGGGAAGGATACTACGTTGGGTAAGCTTGGGGAGCTGAAAGAGTCGGCTGCTGATGCTGCTCGAAGAGCCATGggtttcttgtccggaaagaaAGAGGAAGCCAAGCAGAAGACGGAAGAAACCAAAGAGGCAACCAAG GAAAAGTTGAGCGAAGGGGAGGAGGAAGCGAGACGGAAGATGGAAGAGTTGAAGGTGCGAGGCGAGGAGTACAAGGATGATGCTGACAGaaaggacaaggtcaatgaaGGTCATAG GGGGACCGCGGCTAAGGTTGTGGTGGATGTGGAAGAGACCCGGCCGGGATATATAGCTGCGAAGCTGAAAGAGGCTGACCAGATGAGCGGCCAGACATTCAACGATCCGGGTCGTATGGATGATCGTTTGGACCGTCAGGGCAAGATGTGA
- the LOC133873736 gene encoding sulfite exporter TauE/SafE family protein 4, which produces MATSGFVLYLLSGFSVAILSVLFVSDFYGDNPEDQNRSSSPNSTLLHSSSYGSSTDTVWPELEFNWRLVLVTLIGFLGSACGTVGGVGGGGIFVPMLTLIVGFDTKSAAALSKCMIMGASVSSVWYNLRVPHPTKEVPILDYDLALLFQPMLMLGITIGVALSVVFPYWLITVLIIILFMGTSSRSFFKALEMWKEESIFKKEMVNQQGTVVNSRGELLIDAEYEPLIPREEKSQMQLLCFNLRWKRISVLLIVWVCFLVLQIIKNDVAVCSAWYWVLFCLQFPTALGVFGYESVRLYREQKKRMSTGNRESICEASIEWTAIHIAFCSLCGILGGTVGGLLGSGGGFILGPLLLEIGVIPQVASATATFVMMFSSSLSVVEFYLLKRFPIPYAVYLTSVSLCAGFWGQFLIRKMITILKRASLIVFILSGVIFASAITMGVVGIETSMEMIRNHEFMGFLNFCSSQ; this is translated from the exons ATGGCCACGAGTGGATTCGTACTCTATCTCCTATCTGGTTTCTCTGTGGCGATTCTCTCTGTTCTTTTTGTCAGCGACTTTTATGGTGATAACCCAGAAGACCAAAACCGTTCGTCTTCTCCGAACTCCACTCTGCTCCACTCCTCCTCGTATGGATCCAGTACGGACACTGTTTGGCCG GAATTAGAGTTTAATTGGAGACTTGTTTTGGTGACGCTGATAGGATTTCTGGGATCCGCTTGTGGAACTGTGGGCGGCGTGGGAGGGGGAGGCATTTTTGTTCCCATGCTTACCTTGATTGTTGGGTTTGATACCAAGTCTGCTGCCGCGCTTTCTAAAT GTATGATAATGGGGGCATCGGTATCATCAGTTTGGTACAATTTAAGAGTTCCGCATCCAACAAAAGAAGTGCCAATCCTAGATTACGATCTCGCCCTTCTCTTCCAGCCTATGCTTATGCTTGGCATCACCATCGGCGTGGCGCTCAGTGTGGTCTTCCCGTACTGGCTTATCACTGTTCTCATCATCATCCTCTTCATGG GGACCTCGTCAAGGTCCTTTTTCAAGGCACTCGAGATGTGGAAGGAAGAGAGTATTTTCAAG AAAGAAATGGTCAATCAACAAGGAACAGTGGTTAACTCTCGTGGTGAAC TTCTGATTGATGCCGAGTATGAGCCATTAATACCCAGAGAAGAGAAATCTCAAATG CAATTATTGTGTTTCAACCTTAGGTGGAAAAGGATTTCGGTTCTACTAATTGTATGGGTTTGTTTCCTAGTCTTGCAGATCATCAAG AATGATGTAGCGGTTTGCAGTGCATGGTACTGGGTGCTCTTCTGCTTGCAG TTTCCCACAGCACTTGGAGTGTTTGGATATGAATCAGTCAGGCTGTACAGAGAACAGAAGAAGAGGATGAGCACCGGCAACAGAGAATCAATTTGCGAGGCTTCCATCGAATGGACTGCAATCCACATAGCCTTCTGTTCACTCTGTGGTATCCTAGGAGGCACTGTTGGGGGCCTTCTTGGTTCCGGCGGTGGATTCATTCTAGGCCCCCTGCTCCTTGAGATTGGTGTCATCCCCCAG GTTGCAAGTGCGACGGCAACATTTGTGATGATGTTCTCGTCGTCGTTATCTGTTGTGGAATTCTACCTGCTCAAGAGGTTCCCTATTCCCTACG CTGTATACCTCACATCGGTGTCTCTTTGTGCTGGCTTCTGGGGGCAGTTCCTTATAAGAAAAATGATCACAATTCTTAAGAGGGCATCTCTTATTGTATTCATTCTCTCTGGTGTCATCTTTGCTAGCGCTATAACAATGG GGGTCGTTGGTATTGAGACTAGCATGGAAATGATACGCAATCATGAGTTCATGGGATTTTTAAATTTCTGTAGCAGTCAGTGA